Proteins encoded within one genomic window of Oryza glaberrima chromosome 12, OglaRS2, whole genome shotgun sequence:
- the LOC127757755 gene encoding uncharacterized protein LOC127757755 — protein MDTEITQETAAPAAAAADVDIINDLTNDVLLIILGLLPAARDVVRTSALSTRWRHLWTRAPALRFDVGPRSWRLGGCGATDEAAAAARLVEAVDSVLARREGGADVKDLEINLVHHRSDGGDRPPMCHGYPAMFVSSPSPSRHREEPRCDLLAVPLDVVTPARVAAWLRFAERRVAGSFSLRLPALSRRIAAAGSPPAVLPCSERLHTMRLALGGAALAVPDAVAAAAYRSLTDLLLSKVSLDDDGDDLRLCSLLSSASCPNLRRLELSDIDGLINLRLDAAATLEVLRLIGLRHMEQMEVDAPGLRELVLKRIYAHLMAAASASSVRIAAPGLQALTYEYDYACWGGAFPMVLDGERTAKLQVLSHGVPDKDNNGAAAWFLQHCAAANRLDVVLKMEFDEEKMEEDIEDLIKDIPEVLNITDLRITVAISTGTVDTHAIGASVTKLIAKFRRIEYLSIDIDKKAGDCTNFDCKCEQHKGWSNEMIPLDHLRMVDIRDFLPFNDQIELVCALIASAPALEKMIVALHESYEETRERTNNMEAYLCIPSCGGRWTPCAWNGGKFGSATKYEWKPCKRKRSEEGVEEV, from the exons ATGGACACCGAGATCACgcaggagacggcggcgccagcggcggcggcggcggacgtcgATATCATCAACGACCTCACCAACGACGTGCTGCTGATAATCCTCGGCctcttgccggcggcgagggacgtgGTGCGCACCTCCGCGCTGTCGACGCGGTGGCGCCACCTCTGGACCCGCGCCCCGGCGCTCCGCTTCGACGTCGGCCCGCGCAGCTGGCGGCTAGGTGGGTGTGGAGCCaccgacgaggccgccgccgccgcccgcctcgtcgAGGCGGTGGACTCCGTCCTCGCCaggcgcgagggcggcgccgacgtgAAGGACCTGGAGATCAACCTCGTCCACCACCGCTCCGATGGCGGCGACAGGCCGCCCATGTGCCACGGCTACCCCGCCATGTTCGTCTCCTCCCCTTCACCTTCACGGCACCGGGAGGAGCCGCGGTGcgacctcctcgccgtgccCCTGGACGTCGTCACGCCGGCGCGCGTCGCCGCGTGGCTCCGCTTCGCCGAGCGCCGCGTCGCGGGGTCGTTCTCgctcaggctgcccgcgctgtCGAGGAGGATCGCGGCCGCCGGATCTCCCCCCGCCGTCCTCCCTTGCTCCGAGAGGCTCCACACCATGCGCCTcgcgctcggcggcgcggccctCGCCGTCCcagacgccgtcgccgccgccgcctaccgctCTCTTACCGACCTGCTGCTCAGCAAAGTctccctcgacgacgacggtgacgacCTCCGCCTCTgcagcctcctctcctccgccagcTGCCCTAACCTGCGGAGGCTGGAGCTCAGCGACATCGACGGCCTGATCAACCtccgcctcgacgccgccgcgacgctCGAGGTGCTCCGCCTCATCGGCCTCCGCCACATGGAGCAGATGGAGGTGGACGCGCCGGGCCTCCGGGAGCTTGTCCTCAAGCGCATCTACGCCCacctgatggcggcggcgtcggcgtcgtcggtgaGGATCGCCGCGCCGGGGCTGCAGGCGCTGACGTACGAGTACGACTACGCGTGCTGGGGCGGCGCCTTCCCCATGGTGCTCGACGGCGAGCGCACCGCGAAGCTCCAGGTGCTGTCCCATGGCGTCCCCGACAAGGACAacaacggcgcggcggcgtggtttCTGCAGCACTGCGCCGCCGCGAATCGCCTCGACGTCGTACTGAAGATGGAATTTGATGAG GAGAAAATGGAAGAGGATATTGAGGATCTGATCAAGGATATACCAGAAGTTCTTAATATAACCGACTTACGAATAACGGTAGCCATCTCCACGGGAACCGTGGATACACATGCAATTGGCGCAAGCGTAACCAAGCTCATTGCAAAGTTTAGAAGAATTGAGTATCTCTCCATTGACATAGACAAAAAG GCCGGTGATTGTACAAATTTTGACTGCAAATGTGAGCAGCATAAAGGCTGGAGCAACGAGATGATTCCACTAGATCATCTCCGGATGGTAGACATACGTGACTTCCTACCTTTCAATGACCAAATAGAACTCGTATGTGCACTGATTGCGAGTGCGCCGGCACTGGAGAAAATGATTGTAGCATTGCACGAGTCATATGAAGAGACAAGAGAGCGTACAAATAACATGGAGGCGTATTTATGCATTCCAAGCTGTGGTGGTCGTTGGACCCCTTGTGCTTGGAATGGGGGTAAATTTGGCAGTGCTACTAAATATGAGTGGAAACCATGTAAGCGGAAGCGGTCAGAAGAAGGGGTGGAGGAGGTTTGA